The proteins below come from a single Sorghum bicolor cultivar BTx623 chromosome 4, Sorghum_bicolor_NCBIv3, whole genome shotgun sequence genomic window:
- the LOC8081678 gene encoding fasciclin-like arabinogalactan protein 14: protein MASCSPTIAVALILSYFSSPAAAFNITRLLGEFSDFTTFNNLLSQTKLAEDINRRQTITVLAVDNGAAGGISSLPSDVQRKVLSMHVVLDYYDTAKLGAIKNHSALLTTMFQSSGKATDRMGFLNFTKRSDGVMLFGSAQPGAQMTSHMVKSVASRPYNISVLQVSDPIVPPGVGGSADSGEATAPAPATKGKKEAAPPNDKEAPAPAPSDDASTDAPADAPGPAADGPTADGPAADGPTADGPAADGPTADGPAPDAPAHKKSSDEAADAPEGSAAGRVVAAAGLGIVALLMTII, encoded by the coding sequence ATGGCTTCATGTTCGCCCACCATTGCCGTTGCCCTCATCCTTTCCTACTTCTCGTCGCCTGCAGCTGCCTTCAACATCACCAGGCTACTCGGAGAGTTCTCCGATTTCACAACGTTTAACAACCTCCTGTCGCAGACGAAGCTTGCGGAGGATATCAACCGCCGGCAGACCATCACCGTGCTCGCCGTGGACAACGGCGCGGCGGGGGGCATCTCCTCCCTCCCGTCCGACGTCCAGCGGAAGGTGCTCTCAATGCATGTCGTTCTCGACTACTACGACACCGCAAAGCTCGGGGCCATCAAGAACCACTCCGCCCTGCTGACCACAATGTTCCAGTCCTCCGGCAAGGCCACCGACCGCATGGGCTTCCTCAACTTCACCAAGCGCTCCGACGGTGTCATGCTGTTCGGCTCCGCCCAGCCTGGAGCGCAGATGACATCCCATATGGTGAAGTCAGTCGCTTCCCGCCCGTACAACATCTCAGTGCTGCAGGTCAGCGACCCCATCGTGCCGCCCGGCGTCGGAGGCTCCGCGGACAGCGGCGAGGCCACGGCGCCCGCGCCCGCAACTAAGGGAAAGAAGGAAGCTGCTCCGCCCAATGATAAGGAGGCCCCTGCTCCGGCACCGTCCGACGACGCCAGCACAGACGCACCTGCCGATGCCCCTGGGCCGGCGGCGGACGGCCCAACGGCTGATGGCCCTGCGGCGGACGGCCCAACGGCTGATGGACCTGCGGCAGATGGCCCCACGGCGGACGGCCCGGCACCTGACGCGCCGGCGCATAAGAAGAGCAGCGACGAGGCGGCTGACGCGCCCGAGGGTTCAGCCGCTGGCAGAGTAGTGGCCGCTGCGGGTCTGGGAATCGTGGCACTTCTGATGACGATCATTTGA